Proteins encoded within one genomic window of Saccharopolyspora pogona:
- a CDS encoding LysR substrate-binding domain-containing protein, which produces MPNGRGIRLTHAGRLLAVSAREMVAAAARAEADLADLDGLVAGPLRIGAVASALRCLVPQALKALTTGHPRLAPEVHDGEAVQMLPALCNGELDVVVLESWTHCPTPIPKGVQVKRVLHEHALLAVPADHPHANLKSANLADLQDQLWATCPPGTDTYEALVQLLRTNDHHEIDIRYYVADGATQLRLVAAGLAVALIPEMVATPTPSGVTLLPCEPGATRNILAATKKADETPQARACTRELREIARATWRRDRLQGAPNIIN; this is translated from the coding sequence TTGCCGAACGGCAGAGGTATCCGCCTGACCCACGCCGGCCGCCTGCTCGCGGTGTCCGCGAGGGAAATGGTGGCGGCGGCAGCCCGAGCGGAAGCGGATCTCGCGGACCTGGACGGCCTGGTTGCCGGCCCGCTGCGCATCGGAGCAGTCGCTTCAGCCCTGCGTTGCCTGGTGCCGCAGGCGCTGAAGGCACTGACCACCGGGCACCCGAGGCTCGCCCCCGAGGTGCACGACGGAGAAGCGGTACAGATGCTTCCCGCGCTGTGCAACGGAGAACTTGACGTTGTGGTCCTGGAGAGCTGGACCCACTGCCCGACGCCGATCCCGAAGGGAGTCCAAGTCAAAAGGGTGCTGCACGAGCACGCGCTGCTAGCGGTCCCAGCAGACCACCCGCACGCCAACCTGAAGTCGGCGAACCTGGCGGACCTGCAAGACCAGCTGTGGGCCACGTGCCCACCAGGCACGGACACCTACGAGGCACTGGTCCAACTACTGCGGACGAACGACCACCACGAGATCGACATCCGCTACTACGTGGCGGACGGTGCCACTCAGCTGAGACTGGTGGCGGCAGGCCTAGCGGTAGCCCTGATCCCGGAGATGGTCGCGACCCCAACTCCATCAGGCGTAACGCTGCTCCCTTGCGAACCGGGAGCAACGAGAAACATCCTGGCGGCGACGAAGAAGGCCGACGAAACGCCCCAAGCCCGAGCCTGCACGAGAGAGCTCCGGGAAATAGCCCGCGCAACCTGGAGGCGAGATCGGCTGCAGGGGGCTCCCAATATCATCAATTAG
- a CDS encoding C39 family peptidase: protein MHKHRNAGGHTPKAAIRALVDRFHPNSGGGAPSRKVSGKVLSAVVAGGAIVAVGHPLVAGAAPVPAPAQVRAADTAVQAPAAPPALAAPAAPPAPADAPAPAAPPAPADAPAPAAPPAPAAPAPEAPSAPAVVPQAVSKSVPVDYQAQQTSYWCGPTATRIALSSKTDKLPDQGSLATELGTTENGTDHIGQVVDGLNRELAGTGTHYVTRDWGDRPLTPEMTQQLWSDTVRNVDAGKAMVANIVAMSGNQPPGYPSSETIYHYVAIVGYNAADKTVHISDPARFSGIEDYWLSLDQIASLIQSKGYAA, encoded by the coding sequence GTGCACAAGCATCGCAACGCGGGCGGTCACACCCCGAAGGCCGCGATCCGCGCACTCGTTGACAGGTTCCACCCGAACTCGGGCGGTGGCGCTCCGTCTCGCAAGGTGTCCGGCAAGGTCCTCTCGGCGGTCGTCGCCGGTGGCGCGATCGTGGCGGTCGGCCATCCGCTGGTAGCGGGCGCGGCTCCGGTTCCGGCGCCCGCCCAGGTCCGCGCCGCCGACACCGCGGTGCAGGCTCCGGCAGCGCCTCCCGCTCTGGCAGCACCTGCGGCTCCTCCGGCCCCTGCTGATGCTCCGGCTCCGGCGGCTCCTCCGGCACCTGCTGATGCTCCCGCTCCGGCGGCTCCTCCGGCACCTGCGGCTCCGGCACCGGAGGCACCGAGCGCTCCAGCGGTCGTTCCTCAGGCCGTCTCCAAGTCCGTCCCAGTCGATTACCAGGCGCAGCAGACCAGCTACTGGTGTGGCCCCACGGCGACCCGGATCGCGCTGTCCAGCAAGACCGACAAGCTGCCGGACCAGGGTTCGCTCGCGACCGAACTCGGCACCACCGAGAACGGCACGGACCACATCGGCCAGGTCGTCGACGGGCTCAACAGGGAGCTGGCAGGAACCGGCACCCACTACGTCACCCGGGACTGGGGCGACCGCCCACTGACTCCGGAGATGACCCAGCAGCTGTGGTCGGACACGGTCCGCAACGTCGACGCCGGCAAGGCGATGGTCGCCAACATCGTCGCGATGTCCGGCAACCAGCCACCCGGCTACCCGTCGAGCGAGACGATCTACCACTACGTGGCGATCGTCGGCTACAACGCGGCGGACAAGACGGTGCACATCTCCGACCCCGCCCGGTTCAGCGGAATCGAGGACTACTGGCTGAGCCTCGACCAGATCGCCTCGCTGATCCAGTCCAAGGGCTACGCCGCCTGA
- a CDS encoding TIGR02611 family protein translates to MNETAESDPRNTSTEPADRQHTPRLHAIRERLRAFRERIRRKPGLNTSYRIALGVFGTFVLVAGILMIPYPGPGWLVVFAGLGILATEFHWAHRVNTFAKRHYQRWVRWLGRQHLATKLAVMGATCLVVLTTLWMLGVFNTVGGWLGLHWNWLASPLFRS, encoded by the coding sequence CTGAACGAGACAGCCGAGTCGGACCCCCGCAACACCAGCACGGAACCCGCCGACCGCCAGCACACGCCCCGGCTGCACGCCATCCGGGAACGCCTGCGTGCCTTCCGCGAACGCATCCGCCGCAAGCCCGGGCTGAACACCAGCTACCGGATCGCGCTCGGCGTCTTCGGCACCTTCGTGCTCGTCGCCGGCATCCTGATGATCCCCTATCCCGGCCCCGGCTGGCTCGTCGTCTTCGCCGGCCTCGGCATCCTCGCCACCGAGTTCCACTGGGCCCACCGCGTCAACACCTTTGCCAAGCGGCACTACCAGCGCTGGGTGCGCTGGCTCGGCCGCCAACACCTCGCCACCAAGCTCGCCGTAATGGGCGCCACCTGCCTCGTCGTCCTCACGACGCTGTGGATGCTGGGCGTGTTCAACACCGTCGGCGGCTGGCTCGGCCTGCACTGGAACTGGTTGGCCTCCCCCCTGTTCAGGTCCTGA
- a CDS encoding SsgA family sporulation/cell division regulator: protein MRNDHVTLRSTAVFELLAPQTPAVPVQVELRYDTRDPYAVVAAFRTGRAGWVEWVFARDLLADGLIAHAGEGDVTIRPALDAPEVVAIELSSPSGHAVFEASAQELADFLDRTYDVVVPGNENLWVDVDEALTRLLPHDLG from the coding sequence ATGCGTAACGATCATGTGACACTGCGTTCGACAGCTGTGTTCGAACTGTTGGCTCCGCAGACACCGGCCGTGCCGGTCCAGGTCGAGCTGCGCTACGACACCCGGGACCCGTACGCGGTGGTGGCTGCGTTCCGCACCGGACGCGCCGGCTGGGTCGAGTGGGTGTTCGCCCGCGACCTGCTCGCCGACGGTCTGATCGCGCACGCCGGCGAGGGCGACGTGACGATCCGCCCGGCCCTCGACGCCCCGGAGGTCGTGGCGATCGAGCTGAGCTCGCCGTCGGGCCACGCGGTGTTCGAGGCCTCGGCGCAGGAGTTGGCCGACTTCCTCGACCGCACCTATGACGTCGTGGTGCCTGGCAACGAGAACCTGTGGGTCGACGTGGACGAGGCGCTGACCCGGCTGCTGCCCCACGACCTGGGCTGA
- a CDS encoding Dyp-type peroxidase → MDATESSSAPSVSVEIDDIQSGAIRPRPVPYVGRFFFLRVDDRHAGRALLGRLLPAIDGGLPSADPSLDAWVAVAFTYQGLRALGVPQESLDSFPLPFRQGMAARAAVIGDGGESDPAQWEPPFGTPDVHIAVSALASDEARLEKALERARAALQETPGVEVIWRQEVRQLPTGRTSFGFRDGISHPSIEGVGIPGSNPHEAPLKAGEFILGYPDETGNLPPMPRPEVLGRNGTYLAVRKLHTKVAAWRQYLRANTSSPEEEALLAAKMIGRWPSGAPLTLSPEHDDAELAADPRRNNDFLYREDDDRGFKCPAGAHIRRVNPRDANIIGVARMHRIIRRGTTYGPPLPEGVLEDDGADRGLVGVFICAHLDRQFEFIKSEWVNDGNFIGFPGEKDPVAGHHGGTGSVTIPGKPIRRRLQNLPSFVVTRGGEYCFLPGLRALRWLSELET, encoded by the coding sequence ATGGACGCAACGGAAAGCAGCAGCGCACCGAGCGTGAGCGTCGAGATCGACGATATCCAGAGTGGAGCAATTCGTCCCCGGCCGGTGCCGTACGTTGGCAGGTTTTTCTTCCTGCGCGTTGACGACCGGCACGCCGGGCGTGCCCTGCTGGGGCGGCTGCTCCCGGCGATCGATGGTGGACTGCCCAGCGCCGATCCGAGTCTGGATGCCTGGGTGGCCGTGGCCTTTACCTATCAGGGACTACGAGCCCTCGGGGTTCCCCAGGAGTCGCTCGACAGTTTCCCGCTTCCGTTTCGGCAGGGCATGGCGGCGCGGGCGGCCGTGATCGGCGACGGTGGCGAGAGTGATCCGGCGCAGTGGGAGCCGCCGTTCGGAACCCCCGATGTTCATATCGCGGTGAGTGCGCTCGCGTCCGATGAGGCGCGTCTGGAGAAGGCGCTGGAACGAGCGCGCGCCGCACTCCAGGAGACGCCCGGTGTCGAGGTGATCTGGCGGCAGGAGGTCCGCCAGTTGCCCACCGGCCGCACCTCCTTCGGCTTTCGCGACGGCATCAGCCATCCGAGCATCGAGGGGGTCGGGATTCCCGGCTCCAATCCTCACGAGGCCCCCCTCAAGGCGGGCGAGTTCATCCTCGGCTACCCCGATGAGACCGGTAACCTGCCGCCCATGCCGCGGCCCGAGGTCCTGGGGCGCAACGGGACCTACCTGGCCGTGCGCAAGCTTCACACCAAGGTGGCGGCCTGGCGGCAGTACCTGCGCGCGAACACCTCCAGCCCCGAGGAGGAGGCGCTGCTGGCGGCGAAGATGATCGGACGCTGGCCGAGCGGTGCACCGCTGACCCTCTCCCCGGAGCACGATGATGCGGAGTTGGCCGCGGATCCGCGCCGCAACAATGACTTCCTCTACCGGGAAGACGACGATCGCGGCTTCAAGTGTCCCGCTGGTGCGCATATCCGGCGGGTGAACCCGCGCGATGCCAACATCATCGGGGTGGCACGGATGCACCGCATCATCCGTCGCGGCACCACCTACGGCCCGCCGCTGCCGGAGGGCGTGCTCGAAGACGATGGCGCCGATCGTGGCCTCGTCGGGGTCTTCATCTGCGCCCACCTGGACCGGCAGTTCGAGTTCATCAAGTCCGAGTGGGTCAACGATGGCAACTTCATCGGGTTCCCGGGTGAAAAGGACCCGGTGGCCGGGCACCACGGCGGAACGGGCAGCGTCACCATCCCGGGGAAGCCGATCCGGCGTCGCCTGCAGAACTTGCCGAGCTTCGTTGTCACTCGCGGTGGAGAGTACTGCTTCCTCCCGGGCCTGCGTGCCCTGCGCTGGCTCTCCGAACTGGAGACCTGA